Proteins co-encoded in one Candidatus Omnitrophota bacterium genomic window:
- a CDS encoding flavoprotein, whose translation MSSPKKHVILGVTGSIAAYKAADVIRLLQEHGFEVSVLMTGEAKKFIAPMTLAALSGRPVLSDMFSGDEKGWEMPHIRLAKEAAALVIAPATAHTIAKLACGMADDVLTCTALATRAPLVIAPAMNEEMYLHPAVKENCLKLKKMGARWVEPVKGLLACGIVGQGHLAAVEDIVKAVVAAVKAK comes from the coding sequence GAAGAAACATGTGATTTTAGGCGTGACCGGAAGCATTGCGGCTTATAAGGCCGCGGACGTGATCCGGCTTTTGCAAGAGCACGGCTTTGAGGTCTCGGTTCTCATGACCGGGGAAGCCAAGAAATTCATTGCGCCGATGACCCTGGCCGCCCTGTCCGGCCGGCCGGTTTTAAGCGACATGTTTTCCGGCGATGAAAAAGGCTGGGAGATGCCGCACATCCGGCTGGCGAAAGAGGCGGCCGCCCTGGTGATCGCCCCGGCGACCGCCCATACGATTGCCAAGCTTGCCTGCGGGATGGCCGACGACGTGTTGACGTGCACGGCCCTGGCCACGCGGGCCCCGTTGGTGATCGCCCCGGCCATGAACGAAGAGATGTACCTTCATCCGGCTGTTAAGGAAAATTGCCTGAAGCTCAAAAAAATGGGCGCGCGCTGGGTCGAGCCGGTCAAAGGGCTTTTGGCCTGCGGCATCGTCGGCCAGGGGCATTTGGCCGCTGTCGAAGACATTGTCAAGGCCGTCGTCGCGGCGGTCAAGGCGAAGTGA